Proteins encoded in a region of the Egibacteraceae bacterium genome:
- a CDS encoding TatD family hydrolase, whose product MYTDTHCHLELIDGEPVDDVVARAREAGVTTLVTVGVDLASSAECVRSASSYAGVYAAVGIHPHNAIEATDHVLARLATLAEHPRVVAIGETGLDYFRDHSPRVRQEESFREHIRLAKELDRALVVHDRDAHEDVVAVLDDERAPARTVFHCFSGTEELVEICAERGWYVSFAGNVTFTNAPQLRKAAAAAPLELIVAETDSPYLSPHPYRGRPNEPARVPLTVAQLAELHGLDAEEMARRTSENARRLFALPGSPDGP is encoded by the coding sequence GTGTACACCGACACGCACTGCCACCTGGAGCTCATCGACGGTGAACCCGTCGACGATGTCGTCGCCCGCGCCCGGGAGGCCGGCGTCACGACCCTCGTCACCGTCGGCGTGGACCTCGCGTCCTCCGCGGAGTGCGTACGATCCGCGTCGAGCTACGCCGGCGTCTACGCGGCGGTGGGCATCCACCCCCACAACGCCATCGAGGCGACCGACCACGTCCTCGCCCGGCTTGCGACACTGGCCGAGCACCCGCGAGTGGTCGCCATCGGCGAGACGGGCCTCGACTACTTCCGCGACCACTCGCCGCGCGTCCGCCAGGAGGAGTCGTTCCGGGAGCACATCCGTCTCGCGAAGGAGCTCGACAGGGCGCTCGTCGTGCACGACCGCGACGCGCACGAGGACGTGGTCGCCGTGCTCGACGACGAGCGGGCGCCCGCCCGCACGGTGTTCCACTGCTTCTCCGGCACCGAGGAGCTCGTCGAGATCTGCGCCGAGCGGGGCTGGTACGTGTCCTTCGCCGGGAACGTGACGTTCACGAACGCACCGCAGCTGCGGAAAGCCGCCGCCGCCGCCCCGCTCGAGCTCATCGTCGCCGAGACCGACTCGCCGTACCTGTCCCCGCATCCCTACCGGGGACGCCCGAACGAGCCGGCGCGGGTGCCGCTCACCGTCGCGCAGCTCGCCGAGCTGCACGGGCTCGACGCCGAGGAGATGGCGCGCCGTACGAGCGAGAACGCTCGGCGCCTGTTCGCACTGCCCGGGTCGCCGGACGGACCCTGA
- a CDS encoding SigE family RNA polymerase sigma factor, translating to MAVVVMGRTGAGTKPTFADVFAAHHGEALRLAYLLCGDPHRAEDAVAEAFTKMYRRWRRGGIEVPRAYVRRAVVNEVNSRFRRLALERREARRRHGDDRGARGADEDLADRDEVFRVLARLPARQRTAVVLRYYADLSEADTAAAMDVTVGTVKSCVSRGLSRLRELLEEHEPTGGPAGPEEVS from the coding sequence GTGGCGGTTGTGGTGATGGGACGCACGGGCGCGGGGACGAAACCCACCTTCGCCGACGTCTTCGCCGCACACCATGGGGAAGCCCTGCGGCTTGCCTACCTGCTCTGCGGCGACCCCCACCGCGCCGAGGACGCCGTGGCGGAGGCCTTCACGAAGATGTACCGCCGGTGGCGGCGCGGCGGCATCGAGGTCCCCCGCGCGTACGTGCGCCGGGCCGTGGTGAACGAGGTCAACTCGCGCTTCCGCCGTCTGGCCCTCGAACGCCGCGAGGCGCGCCGCCGGCACGGCGACGACCGCGGCGCCCGCGGCGCCGACGAGGACCTCGCCGACCGCGACGAGGTGTTCCGCGTGCTGGCGCGCCTGCCGGCGCGACAGCGCACCGCGGTGGTGCTGCGCTACTACGCGGACCTGTCGGAGGCCGACACGGCCGCCGCGATGGACGTCACCGTCGGCACGGTCAAGTCGTGCGTGTCCCGGGGGCTCAGCCGCCTGCGCGAGCTGCTCGAGGAGCACGAACCCACCGGGGGTCCCGCAGGCCCCGAGGAGGTGAGCTAG
- the metG gene encoding methionine--tRNA ligase: MATKDTFYVTTPIYYVNDLPHIGHAYTTVAADVLVRWRRLNGDRVHFLTGTDEHGQKVATAAAERGMSPQEHVDDIVPRWHEMLDLLRISHDDFIRTTEERHEARVQEFMQRLYDQGDLYTATYSGPYCVRCEAYYTTEELVDGEHCPIHRRPVDWLEQENWFFRLSKYAPDLLRLYDEHPGFVQPQVRLNEVRAFVEAGLEDISASRSAFAWGVPVPWEPGHVFYVWFDALLNYVTAAGYGADDEAFARRWPADVHLIGKDILRFHAVYWPAMLIAAGVAVPRQVYAHGFLLVGGEKMGKSNATGIRPEELVAHFGVDCYRYYFLREISFGNDGTFSWESMVARYTTDLANDLGNLANRVLTMVGSYCDGVVPEPAGPAGDAEAALAADLVTALDGLAALDRLDFKRALEDLWVFVSGVNRYVEARAPWALNRQGAADDLGRALYTCVDALRVIAVLVSPVMPDAAAALWGKLGLPEELDAQRLPAAATQGRTPAGVRVARGGLLFPKLDEGPARR; the protein is encoded by the coding sequence ATGGCGACCAAGGACACGTTCTACGTCACGACCCCGATCTACTACGTGAACGACCTGCCGCACATCGGGCACGCCTACACGACGGTGGCGGCGGACGTCCTGGTCCGGTGGCGGCGGCTGAACGGCGACCGGGTGCACTTCCTCACCGGCACCGACGAGCACGGGCAGAAGGTCGCGACGGCGGCGGCGGAGCGGGGCATGAGCCCCCAGGAGCACGTCGACGACATCGTGCCCCGCTGGCACGAGATGCTCGACCTCCTGCGCATCTCCCACGACGACTTCATCCGCACGACCGAGGAGCGCCACGAGGCGCGGGTGCAGGAGTTCATGCAGCGCCTGTACGACCAGGGCGACCTCTACACCGCCACCTACTCGGGCCCCTACTGCGTGCGGTGCGAGGCGTACTACACGACCGAGGAGCTCGTCGACGGCGAGCACTGCCCGATCCACCGACGTCCGGTCGACTGGCTGGAGCAGGAGAACTGGTTCTTCCGCCTGTCGAAGTACGCACCGGACCTGCTGCGCCTCTACGACGAGCACCCCGGGTTCGTCCAGCCGCAGGTGCGCCTGAACGAGGTGCGCGCCTTCGTCGAGGCGGGCCTCGAGGACATCTCCGCGTCCCGCTCGGCGTTCGCGTGGGGCGTCCCCGTGCCATGGGAGCCCGGCCACGTCTTCTACGTGTGGTTCGACGCGCTGCTCAACTACGTCACGGCCGCGGGCTACGGCGCCGACGACGAGGCGTTCGCCCGCCGCTGGCCCGCCGACGTGCATCTCATCGGCAAGGACATCCTGCGCTTCCACGCGGTGTACTGGCCGGCGATGCTCATCGCCGCCGGCGTCGCGGTCCCGCGCCAGGTCTACGCCCACGGGTTCCTGCTCGTCGGCGGGGAGAAGATGGGCAAGTCCAACGCGACGGGGATCCGTCCCGAGGAGCTCGTCGCCCACTTCGGCGTGGACTGCTACCGCTACTACTTCCTTCGCGAGATCAGCTTCGGCAACGACGGCACGTTCTCGTGGGAGTCGATGGTGGCCCGCTACACCACCGACCTCGCGAACGACCTCGGCAACCTCGCCAACCGTGTGCTCACCATGGTCGGCTCCTACTGCGACGGCGTCGTACCCGAGCCGGCGGGGCCTGCCGGGGACGCGGAGGCGGCGCTCGCCGCGGACCTCGTGACCGCGCTCGACGGCCTCGCTGCCCTCGACCGGCTCGACTTCAAGCGCGCGCTGGAGGACCTGTGGGTCTTCGTCTCCGGCGTGAACCGCTACGTCGAGGCGCGTGCCCCGTGGGCGCTCAACCGGCAGGGAGCCGCCGACGACCTCGGCCGCGCGCTCTACACCTGCGTCGACGCCCTGCGCGTCATCGCGGTGCTCGTCTCGCCGGTCATGCCCGACGCCGCCGCCGCGCTGTGGGGCAAGCTCGGCCTGCCGGAGGAGCTCGACGCGCAGCGGCTGCCCGCCGCCGCGACGCAGGGACGCACCCCGGCCGGGGTGCGCGTGGCCCGTGGGGGCCTGCTGTTCCCGAAGCTCGACGAGGGCCCAGCCCGCCGCTGA
- a CDS encoding sigma factor-like helix-turn-helix DNA-binding protein — MRNFDEWYVEARDGVLRTLVAITRDPDLASDLTSEAFVRAYERWSSVSSHPNPTAWVVRVGVNLHRSRWRSLVRSRRRPPPRPVDVPPPGEPFDPALRARVLALPAQQRAVVALRILADLSTEETARVLRIKPGTVKAHLHRALQALRADAALAAVEHRTEDLP, encoded by the coding sequence ATGCGGAACTTCGACGAGTGGTACGTGGAGGCGCGCGACGGCGTGCTGCGCACCTTGGTCGCCATCACCCGCGACCCCGACCTCGCCTCGGACCTCACGTCTGAGGCGTTCGTGCGGGCGTACGAGCGGTGGTCGTCGGTGTCGTCGCATCCCAACCCCACCGCCTGGGTCGTCCGCGTCGGCGTGAACCTGCATCGCTCCCGTTGGCGGAGCCTCGTGCGGAGCAGGCGGCGACCGCCGCCCCGTCCGGTCGACGTGCCCCCGCCCGGCGAGCCGTTCGACCCCGCCCTCCGCGCTCGTGTGTTGGCGCTGCCCGCCCAGCAACGTGCCGTCGTGGCGCTGCGGATCCTGGCTGACCTGTCGACCGAGGAGACTGCCCGCGTCCTGCGGATCAAGCCGGGCACCGTCAAAGCCCATCTCCATCGCGCGCTGCAGGCGCTGCGCGCCGATGCCGCCCTGGCGGCCGTCGAGCACCGCACGGAGGACCTGCCATGA
- the rsmI gene encoding 16S rRNA (cytidine(1402)-2'-O)-methyltransferase: MDQAGDPQEAGGRLVVVGTPIGNLDDLSPRAAAALAAADLVAAEDTRRSRVLLERAGVRKPMVSYHDHNEAARTPELVARVAAGETVVLVTDAGTPGLADPGYRLVRAAVERGLVVESVPGPSAAVQALVVSGLPMDRFCFEGFLPRKAGARAQALAALADEPRTLVFYVTPHRAADDLAAMAAAFGPRPAALARELTKRHEEVWRGPLPELAARAAQGVRGELTLVVAGAPARSAEEPEPADLAERVRALIAAGEDKKGAIGRVAATTGVSRRAVYQAVLDAEQAGGTGGATGATLM, encoded by the coding sequence GTGGACCAGGCAGGAGACCCGCAGGAGGCGGGCGGGCGGCTCGTCGTGGTCGGCACCCCGATCGGCAACCTCGACGACCTGTCCCCCCGCGCCGCCGCGGCGCTCGCCGCCGCCGACCTCGTCGCCGCGGAGGACACCCGCCGCAGCCGGGTGCTGCTCGAGCGCGCCGGCGTGCGCAAGCCCATGGTGAGCTACCACGACCACAACGAGGCCGCCCGCACCCCCGAGCTCGTCGCGCGCGTTGCCGCCGGTGAGACGGTGGTGCTCGTCACCGACGCGGGGACGCCGGGCCTGGCCGACCCGGGGTACCGGCTCGTGCGCGCCGCGGTGGAGCGGGGGCTCGTCGTGGAGTCGGTCCCCGGGCCGTCGGCGGCGGTGCAGGCCCTCGTCGTGTCGGGGCTGCCGATGGACCGCTTCTGCTTCGAGGGGTTCCTGCCCCGCAAGGCGGGCGCACGGGCCCAGGCGCTGGCCGCCCTCGCCGACGAGCCGCGTACGCTCGTGTTCTACGTCACCCCGCACCGCGCCGCCGACGACCTCGCGGCGATGGCCGCGGCGTTCGGCCCCCGTCCCGCGGCGCTGGCCCGGGAGCTCACGAAGCGCCACGAGGAGGTGTGGCGCGGTCCGCTGCCGGAGCTGGCCGCCCGGGCCGCGCAGGGGGTGCGCGGCGAGTTGACCCTCGTCGTCGCCGGCGCCCCCGCCCGGTCGGCCGAGGAACCCGAGCCCGCGGACCTCGCCGAACGGGTGCGCGCCCTCATCGCCGCGGGGGAGGACAAGAAGGGCGCCATCGGCCGGGTCGCCGCCACCACCGGAGTGTCACGCCGCGCGGTCTACCAGGCGGTCCTCGACGCCGAGCAGGCCGGCGGGACCGGCGGAGCGACCGGCGCCACCCTCATGTAG
- a CDS encoding phospholipid carrier-dependent glycosyltransferase, whose protein sequence is MSTDTGARPPAPVAGAGEPDTRRDQRRRRAVALLVPVLLVAVAGTLRLYRLAEPPEIYFDETYYVTDARSLLAVGTEEEFAVHPPLGKWLIAAGIAVLGDNPVGWRAPGALAGSVTVLLTYLAGLRLFGRRGVAALAALLLAVDGLAFTMSRIAMLDAFLALFVVAGFWLLLADHDRRWDAAPGPGDGLPRLRCPHRWLAGVVLGLALATKWSALLAIGAAGLFVAASELAWRRRVTGSPWTRVWAPALSVAGALVVVPVAVYVASYAGWFMNFTETRVGRQACPVAAECDAGTVDIARAWVGEQREIQRFHGALEAPHRYRSPASEWLWLRRPVAYHYASCTPQDSGCAIPPGTVAHIVGLGNPVLWWLALLAYPALVWFGVRHRDWRAGALLAFLAGQYLPWLLARRPLFLFYLAPVVPFVALAVGWCAVRLAERRGLRWVPWALAVAAVAAFAFFYPVYAAYPLDPHAWRQRMWFDSWI, encoded by the coding sequence ATGTCGACCGACACCGGCGCCCGCCCGCCGGCCCCCGTGGCGGGCGCCGGCGAGCCGGACACGCGCCGGGACCAGCGCCGGCGCCGTGCCGTCGCGCTGCTCGTGCCGGTCCTGCTCGTCGCGGTTGCCGGCACCCTGCGGTTGTACCGCCTCGCCGAGCCGCCGGAGATCTACTTCGACGAGACCTACTACGTGACCGACGCGCGTTCGCTGCTGGCCGTCGGCACCGAGGAGGAGTTCGCGGTGCACCCGCCGCTCGGCAAGTGGCTGATCGCGGCGGGCATCGCCGTCCTCGGTGACAACCCGGTCGGCTGGCGTGCACCGGGCGCGCTCGCGGGCAGCGTCACTGTCCTGCTCACCTACCTCGCCGGGCTGCGGCTGTTCGGACGCCGCGGCGTCGCGGCACTCGCGGCACTGCTGCTCGCGGTCGACGGGCTCGCGTTCACGATGAGCCGCATCGCGATGCTCGACGCCTTCCTCGCGCTGTTCGTCGTCGCGGGGTTCTGGCTGCTCCTCGCCGACCACGACCGACGCTGGGACGCGGCCCCCGGCCCGGGCGACGGCCTACCCCGGCTGCGCTGCCCGCACCGGTGGCTGGCCGGCGTCGTGCTCGGCCTGGCCCTGGCGACGAAGTGGTCCGCGCTGCTCGCGATCGGCGCCGCCGGCCTGTTCGTCGCCGCCAGCGAGCTCGCGTGGCGCCGGCGCGTGACGGGCTCGCCGTGGACGCGGGTGTGGGCGCCGGCGCTGTCCGTGGCGGGCGCGCTCGTCGTGGTGCCCGTCGCCGTCTACGTCGCGAGCTACGCCGGCTGGTTCATGAACTTCACCGAGACCCGGGTGGGGCGGCAGGCGTGCCCGGTGGCGGCCGAATGCGACGCCGGGACCGTCGACATCGCCCGCGCCTGGGTCGGCGAGCAGCGCGAGATCCAGCGGTTCCACGGGGCGCTGGAGGCGCCGCACCGCTACCGCTCTCCTGCGAGCGAGTGGCTGTGGCTGCGCCGCCCGGTCGCGTACCACTACGCCTCCTGCACGCCCCAGGACAGCGGTTGTGCGATCCCCCCGGGCACCGTGGCCCACATCGTGGGGCTCGGCAACCCCGTGTTGTGGTGGCTCGCCCTGCTCGCCTATCCCGCACTCGTGTGGTTCGGCGTCCGGCACCGGGACTGGCGGGCTGGGGCGCTGCTCGCCTTCCTCGCCGGCCAGTACCTGCCCTGGCTGCTCGCCAGGCGTCCGCTGTTCCTGTTCTACCTCGCACCCGTGGTGCCGTTCGTGGCGCTGGCGGTCGGGTGGTGCGCGGTGCGGCTGGCCGAGCGCCGAGGACTGCGCTGGGTCCCGTGGGCGCTGGCCGTCGCCGCCGTCGCCGCGTTCGCCTTCTTCTACCCGGTGTACGCCGCCTACCCTCTCGACCCCCACGCGTGGCGTCAGCGGATGTGGTTCGACTCGTGGATCTGA
- a CDS encoding FAD-dependent oxidoreductase: MTRRPARILIAGAGYIGLYAALELEARLGAHEASITLVNPDNFMLYQPLLPEVASATIEPRHAVVPLRKVLGRTRFVKGRLTGLDHGTRRADVQPVDGPGSVYDYDHVVIGLGSTSRILPVPGLKENAVGFKSIEEALYLRNHVLGRMEAAEATRDPDVRSRALTFVVVGGGYTGVEALAELEDLTRAVCGYYPSITVGDLRWVLVEATDRILPTVDERLAGYALAELRARGIDVRLRTLLESVEGGFLRLSDGETIRSDTLVWVAGVQPHPLIGELGLPTTEDGRLDADAYLRVRGVDGAWTGGDGAAVPDLAAGGTVPPTAQHARRQGTKVGENLVAALRGAPLQEFRHRSVGELVTLGRRKGVGQVMGRHVRGTAAWALRRAYYLASIPSPSSRARILSDWLVGLPFRRDIVQLSPVRSPAEVLTDARSEQDAA, translated from the coding sequence ATGACCCGACGACCCGCACGCATCCTGATCGCGGGGGCCGGCTACATCGGCCTGTACGCCGCGCTCGAGCTCGAGGCGCGCCTCGGTGCCCACGAGGCCTCCATCACGCTGGTGAACCCCGACAACTTCATGCTCTACCAGCCCCTGCTGCCGGAGGTCGCCTCGGCGACGATCGAACCCCGCCACGCCGTCGTCCCGCTGCGCAAGGTCCTCGGGCGCACGCGGTTCGTGAAGGGGCGCCTGACCGGACTCGACCATGGCACCCGGCGTGCCGACGTGCAGCCCGTGGACGGTCCCGGGTCCGTCTACGACTACGACCACGTCGTCATCGGGCTGGGCTCGACGTCGCGAATCCTGCCGGTGCCGGGTCTCAAGGAGAACGCGGTCGGTTTCAAGTCGATCGAGGAGGCCCTCTACCTGCGCAACCACGTGCTCGGGCGCATGGAGGCCGCAGAGGCCACCCGTGACCCGGACGTCCGCAGTCGCGCACTCACGTTCGTCGTCGTCGGCGGCGGCTACACGGGCGTCGAGGCCCTGGCCGAGCTCGAGGACCTCACCCGTGCGGTCTGCGGGTACTACCCGTCGATCACGGTCGGCGACCTGCGGTGGGTGCTCGTCGAGGCGACCGACCGGATCCTGCCGACCGTCGACGAGCGCCTCGCCGGCTACGCCCTCGCCGAGCTGCGCGCGCGAGGGATCGACGTGCGTCTGCGCACCCTCCTCGAATCGGTGGAGGGCGGCTTTCTCCGGTTGTCCGACGGGGAGACGATCCGCTCCGACACCCTCGTCTGGGTCGCCGGGGTCCAGCCCCATCCCCTCATCGGCGAGCTCGGGCTGCCCACCACCGAGGACGGGCGGCTCGACGCGGACGCGTACCTGCGGGTGCGTGGGGTCGACGGGGCGTGGACCGGCGGCGACGGCGCCGCCGTCCCCGACCTCGCGGCGGGTGGCACCGTGCCCCCGACCGCCCAGCACGCCCGTCGACAGGGCACGAAGGTCGGCGAGAACCTCGTCGCAGCACTCCGCGGGGCCCCCCTGCAGGAGTTCCGCCACCGCAGTGTCGGCGAGCTCGTCACGCTCGGCCGGCGCAAGGGCGTGGGACAGGTGATGGGCCGCCACGTGCGCGGGACCGCTGCGTGGGCCCTGCGCCGGGCGTACTACCTCGCGTCGATCCCCTCGCCGTCGAGCCGTGCACGGATCCTCTCCGACTGGCTCGTCGGCCTGCCGTTCCGCCGCGACATCGTCCAGCTCAGCCCCGTGCGCAGCCCGGCCGAGGTCCTGACCGACGCCCGCAGCGAGCAGGACGCCGCCTGA
- a CDS encoding metal ABC transporter substrate-binding protein, protein MTPSLEIAVHHRFVVLACLVLALGACGQAPTQSVEEDASAEGADTPLLGEGITAVTSVYPLAAVAEDIAPGADVRLLTSSGQDPHDLELSPDDRRLVESADVVLYMGDLDFQPQVEAAVADATGAVVSVAEVAGSDNLRRLEGHDHEDGDDHGHGDGDDDHADDADDDHGSGQQEDAHAHDDEAVDPHLWFDAAIMAGVAEAVGEAFAAADPDRADGYRERAGALHDELAALDEDIDAVFADCAHDTAIVSHEAYAYLLERRGLAQEGISGAGGHADASPARLAELTERIRAEGIPAVLAEPIEGRGDAEALASEAGVDLLDVDPLEIGEAHLAGVRFPDALRAQAEAFATALECT, encoded by the coding sequence GTGACGCCGTCCCTGGAGATCGCCGTGCACCACCGCTTCGTCGTCCTCGCCTGTCTCGTTCTGGCGCTCGGCGCCTGCGGGCAGGCGCCCACGCAGAGCGTCGAGGAGGATGCGTCGGCGGAGGGCGCCGACACCCCGCTTCTCGGGGAGGGGATCACCGCCGTCACGTCCGTCTACCCGCTCGCGGCCGTCGCCGAGGACATCGCGCCGGGCGCGGACGTGCGGCTGCTCACGTCCAGCGGTCAGGACCCCCACGACCTCGAGCTCAGCCCCGATGATCGCCGGCTCGTCGAATCCGCCGACGTCGTCCTCTACATGGGCGACCTCGACTTCCAGCCTCAGGTGGAGGCAGCCGTCGCCGACGCGACCGGCGCCGTCGTCTCGGTCGCGGAGGTCGCCGGGTCCGACAACCTCCGCCGCCTCGAGGGCCATGACCACGAGGACGGCGACGACCACGGGCACGGCGACGGCGACGACGACCACGCCGACGACGCCGACGACGACCACGGCTCCGGCCAGCAGGAGGATGCGCACGCCCACGACGACGAGGCGGTCGACCCGCACCTGTGGTTCGATGCGGCGATCATGGCGGGGGTGGCCGAGGCGGTCGGTGAGGCGTTCGCCGCCGCCGACCCCGACCGGGCCGACGGCTACCGCGAGCGCGCCGGTGCGCTCCACGACGAGCTCGCCGCGCTCGACGAGGACATCGACGCCGTGTTCGCCGACTGCGCCCACGACACCGCGATCGTGAGCCACGAGGCCTACGCCTACCTGCTCGAGCGCCGGGGCTTGGCACAGGAGGGCATCTCGGGAGCCGGTGGGCACGCCGACGCCTCCCCGGCCCGCCTGGCCGAGCTCACCGAGCGGATCCGCGCCGAGGGCATCCCGGCGGTCCTCGCCGAGCCGATCGAGGGCCGCGGCGACGCGGAGGCGCTCGCGAGCGAGGCGGGCGTCGACCTGCTCGACGTCGATCCGCTGGAGATCGGCGAGGCCCACCTGGCCGGCGTGCGGTTCCCCGACGCGCTGCGGGCCCAGGCGGAGGCCTTCGCAACCGCTCTGGAGTGCACGTGA
- a CDS encoding metal ABC transporter ATP-binding protein, translated as MPATPVLEYDQVTFGYGRLPVLREVSLRIAPGQFMAVVGPNGSGKSTLMKLGLGLLRPTHGTVRLFGTRVRDFDDWGRVGYVPQRATAETAVPVSVEEVVRTGLAGRLGVFRRPDRDQRRRVEEVLDLLGLAALRRQSVARLSGGQQQRALIARALVTSPDLLVLDEPTTGVDVDARTVLRESLEHLVRTEGVAVVYISHDPEGFAGLADRVVELRAGRAVPCADPSRHGHAHEPLDVPGAEER; from the coding sequence ATGCCGGCCACGCCCGTGCTCGAGTACGACCAGGTCACCTTCGGCTACGGACGCCTGCCCGTCCTGCGGGAGGTGTCGCTGCGCATCGCCCCCGGCCAGTTCATGGCCGTGGTCGGCCCGAACGGGTCGGGCAAGTCCACGCTGATGAAGCTCGGGCTGGGGCTGCTCCGCCCCACCCACGGGACCGTGCGGCTCTTCGGCACGCGTGTGCGGGACTTCGACGACTGGGGACGGGTGGGCTACGTGCCCCAGCGGGCGACCGCGGAGACAGCTGTTCCCGTCAGCGTCGAGGAGGTCGTACGCACGGGCCTCGCCGGTCGGCTCGGGGTGTTCCGCCGCCCCGACCGCGACCAGCGCCGGCGCGTCGAGGAGGTCCTCGACCTGCTCGGGCTCGCGGCGCTGCGCCGCCAGTCGGTCGCGCGCCTCTCCGGGGGCCAGCAGCAGCGGGCGCTCATCGCCCGCGCGCTCGTCACCAGCCCCGATCTGCTCGTGCTCGACGAACCGACCACGGGCGTCGACGTGGATGCGCGGACCGTGCTGCGCGAGTCGCTCGAGCACCTCGTGCGCACCGAGGGGGTGGCGGTCGTCTACATCAGCCACGACCCGGAGGGCTTCGCCGGCCTGGCCGACCGGGTGGTCGAGCTGCGCGCGGGGCGGGCCGTGCCCTGCGCGGACCCGTCCCGGCACGGCCACGCGCACGAGCCGCTCGACGTGCCGGGAGCCGAAGAGCGATGA
- a CDS encoding metal ABC transporter permease — protein MTMLEFGFMQKAFVACVAVCAVAPLVGAFVVQRGQSLIGDGMGHVAFAGVGAAFLFGFEPILGAAALSVVAAFVLFRLQRGGMGGDLAIALIFYGGIALGFLLLSRSGMGINRVLGLLFGSPLNLSWGQTWTIVGLSALVLAIVVALYGPLVAVAFDEQAARASGVPTDALALVLTIVVSLTVVGGMYAIGLLLVAAMMIVPVAAASRVASSYRGTMLAASAIGVSSAVAGLMFAFYANYTPGASIVLVAIGVHVAAMTVRALRDRTQGATT, from the coding sequence ATGACCATGCTCGAGTTCGGGTTCATGCAGAAGGCCTTCGTGGCGTGCGTGGCCGTCTGCGCGGTCGCGCCGCTCGTCGGCGCCTTCGTCGTGCAGCGCGGCCAGAGCCTCATCGGCGACGGCATGGGGCACGTCGCCTTCGCCGGCGTCGGGGCCGCGTTCCTGTTCGGCTTCGAGCCCATCCTCGGCGCGGCCGCGCTGTCGGTGGTCGCCGCCTTCGTGCTGTTCCGCCTCCAGCGGGGCGGCATGGGGGGTGACCTCGCGATCGCGCTCATCTTCTACGGCGGCATCGCGCTCGGCTTCCTCCTGCTGTCCCGTTCGGGCATGGGGATCAACCGTGTCCTCGGCTTGCTGTTCGGCAGTCCCCTGAACCTCAGTTGGGGGCAGACCTGGACGATCGTCGGCCTGTCGGCGCTCGTGCTCGCCATCGTCGTCGCGCTCTACGGACCGCTGGTCGCGGTCGCCTTCGACGAGCAGGCCGCCCGAGCCAGCGGCGTCCCCACCGACGCTCTCGCGCTCGTGCTCACCATCGTGGTCTCGCTGACCGTCGTGGGCGGGATGTACGCGATCGGATTGCTCCTCGTGGCGGCCATGATGATCGTGCCCGTGGCGGCCGCCTCGCGTGTCGCGTCGAGCTACAGGGGTACGATGCTCGCCGCGTCGGCGATCGGCGTGAGCAGCGCGGTAGCCGGTCTGATGTTCGCCTTCTACGCCAACTACACCCCGGGCGCCTCCATCGTCCTCGTCGCGATCGGCGTCCACGTGGCCGCGATGACCGTGCGCGCCCTACGTGACCGGACGCAGGGGGCCACCACGTAA
- a CDS encoding Fur family transcriptional regulator, whose protein sequence is MVTDAPAHALREAGLRATRQRLTVLEALRAREDSITAQDLHMELRQAGEPIGLTTVYRTLSALADAGFLDTFEREGELAFRHCSVDHHHHLVCEACNKVEEITAEEVERWVQEIAQTRGFAVTGHRADIFGLCADCSA, encoded by the coding sequence ATGGTCACCGACGCGCCGGCGCACGCGCTGCGGGAGGCCGGCCTGCGCGCGACGCGCCAGCGCCTCACCGTCCTCGAAGCGCTCCGTGCCCGCGAGGACAGCATCACCGCGCAGGACCTCCACATGGAGCTTCGGCAGGCCGGCGAGCCCATCGGCCTGACGACCGTCTACCGCACACTCAGCGCGCTCGCGGACGCCGGCTTCCTCGACACCTTCGAGCGCGAGGGCGAGCTCGCGTTCCGCCACTGCAGCGTCGACCACCATCACCACCTCGTCTGCGAGGCGTGCAACAAGGTGGAGGAGATCACCGCCGAGGAGGTCGAGCGCTGGGTCCAGGAGATCGCGCAGACCCGGGGCTTCGCCGTCACCGGCCACCGCGCGGACATCTTCGGCCTCTGCGCCGACTGCAGCGCCTGA